One Buchnera aphidicola (Anoecia corni) genomic region harbors:
- the rsmA gene encoding 16S rRNA (adenine(1518)-N(6)/adenine(1519)-N(6))-dimethyltransferase RsmA: MSFLKIKKEEQIIEIGPGLGALTIPVSKLLKKMIVIEIDKELCKKMENNRKLNNVIIFNENAINFNFVKIKKNRDSLLRIFGNLPYNVSIPIIFSLFKHHHIIQDMHFMLQKEVVLRLVATLGSKFYNRLTVVSQFYFKIKILENVSPNSFKPIPKVDSCFVSFKKKNDNLCSKYDVNTLSYITKVAFNQRRKTICNSLSSLFPKEKLIKLGINPLLRAQNLSISQYCLLSKHLNF; this comes from the coding sequence ATATCTTTTCTAAAAATAAAAAAAGAAGAACAAATAATAGAAATAGGACCAGGATTAGGCGCTTTAACTATTCCAGTTAGTAAATTATTAAAAAAAATGATAGTTATTGAAATAGATAAAGAATTATGCAAAAAAATGGAAAATAATCGTAAACTTAATAATGTAATAATTTTTAATGAAAATGCAATTAATTTTAATTTTGTTAAAATTAAAAAAAATAGGGATAGTTTACTTAGAATATTTGGCAATCTACCATATAATGTTTCTATTCCAATAATCTTTTCTTTATTTAAACATCATCATATTATTCAAGATATGCATTTTATGTTACAAAAGGAAGTAGTTCTTAGACTAGTAGCAACATTAGGATCTAAGTTTTATAATCGACTAACTGTCGTATCACAATTTTATTTTAAAATAAAAATCCTTGAAAACGTTTCCCCAAATTCTTTTAAACCAATTCCAAAAGTAGATTCTTGTTTTGTTTCTTTTAAAAAAAAAAATGATAATCTGTGTTCAAAATACGATGTCAATACTTTAAGCTATATAACAAAAGTTGCTTTTAATCAAAGAAGAAAAACTATTTGTAATAGCTTATCTTCTTTATTTCCAAAAGAAAAATTAATTAAATTAGGAATAAATCCTTTACTACGTGCTCAAAATTTATCAATTAGCCAATATTGTTTATTATCTAAACACTTAAATTTTTAA
- a CDS encoding symmetrical bis(5'-nucleosyl)-tetraphosphatase: MSTYFVGDIHGCYRELVLLLKKIKFCPKKDELWSTGDLVGRGKYSLEVLRYLFSLGKSVKIVLGNHDLNLILAYKNRKYMKNYMNQIFNAPDHSKLISWLRKKPIARINEKKKFILSHAGIYPQWNLQKIKLYTQKIKNMLIKNNFFNILEIIRGNNSTTWKETNSSIEKIKFIINAFTRMRFCFKDGTLELNSKKNPKLIKNTNLIPWFNINNSNLKNFTIIFGHWSSLNGKGTPKKIIALDTGCCWGGSLSVLKWEENKIYKQNFLK, encoded by the coding sequence ATGAGTACATATTTTGTTGGAGATATACATGGATGTTATAGAGAATTAGTTTTATTATTAAAAAAAATAAAGTTTTGTCCAAAAAAAGATGAATTGTGGTCTACAGGAGATTTAGTAGGACGTGGTAAATACTCTTTAGAAGTTCTTCGTTATTTATTTTCTTTAGGAAAATCAGTAAAAATTGTGTTAGGTAACCACGATTTAAATCTAATTTTAGCTTACAAAAATAGAAAATATATGAAAAACTATATGAATCAAATTTTTAATGCTCCGGATCATTCGAAATTAATTTCATGGTTAAGAAAAAAACCTATAGCACGAATAAATGAAAAAAAAAAATTTATTTTATCACATGCTGGAATTTATCCACAATGGAATTTGCAAAAAATAAAACTATATACTCAAAAAATTAAAAACATGTTAATAAAAAATAATTTTTTTAATATTTTAGAAATAATTAGAGGTAATAATTCAACTACTTGGAAAGAAACGAATTCTTCTATAGAAAAAATTAAATTTATAATCAACGCTTTTACTAGAATGAGATTTTGCTTCAAAGATGGAACTTTAGAACTCAATAGCAAAAAAAATCCAAAACTTATAAAAAATACGAATTTAATTCCTTGGTTCAATATAAATAACTCTAATTTAAAAAATTTTACTATAATATTTGGACATTGGTCTTCCTTAAATGGAAAAGGAACTCCAAAAAAAATTATCGCGTTAGATACTGGCTGTTGTTGGGGGGGGTCATTGTCAGTATTAAAATGGGAAGAAAACAAAATATACAAACAAAATTTTTTAAAATAA
- a CDS encoding dihydrofolate reductase: MTVSMIAAISNNFVIGYKNKIPWNIPNDLFWFKKNTIKKVVLMGRLTWESIGTPLPMRVNLILSKKKTYFHKNVISITSIEEGLKISKILDLELVIIGGSSIYHSMLPWSKKIYLTCLNTCFHGDTFFPILDKSEWSQTFFMKQKDKLNFFSYTFTILER, encoded by the coding sequence TTGACGGTTAGTATGATTGCAGCTATTTCAAATAATTTTGTTATAGGATATAAAAATAAAATACCTTGGAATATTCCAAACGATTTATTTTGGTTTAAAAAAAATACTATCAAAAAAGTTGTTTTAATGGGAAGATTGACGTGGGAATCAATTGGAACACCTCTTCCGATGAGAGTGAATCTAATATTAAGTAAAAAAAAAACTTATTTTCATAAAAATGTTATTTCTATCACTTCAATAGAAGAGGGTTTAAAAATCAGTAAAATATTAGATCTAGAGTTAGTAATCATTGGAGGAAGTTCTATATATCATTCTATGTTACCATGGTCTAAAAAAATATATTTAACTTGTTTGAACACATGTTTTCATGGAGATACGTTTTTTCCTATTTTAGATAAATCGGAATGGAGTCAAACATTTTTTATGAAACAAAAAGACAAGCTTAATTTTTTTTCCTATACATTTACTATATTGGAAAGATAA
- the carB gene encoding carbamoyl-phosphate synthase large subunit encodes MPKRTDIKSILVLGAGPIVIGQACEFDYSGTQACKALRKEGYRIVLVNSNPATIMTDPNIAHATYIEPIHWRVIKNIIKKEKPDAILPTMGGQTALNCILELYSRNILHDFNVEILGASIEAIKKAEDRNIFKKLIKKIGLETAKCGIAHNIIEAYEVLKKVGFPCIIRPSFTMGGSGSGIAYNYEEFKNICISGLELSPIKELLIDESLIGWKEFEMEVIRDKNNNCIIVCSIENIDPMGIHTGDSITISPAQTLSDKEYQIMRNASISVIKEIGVETGGANVQFAVNPKNGRMLVIEMNPRVSRSSALASKATGFPIAKVAAKLSVGYTLDELYNDITGSIKMPASFEPSIDYCVVKIPRFNFEKFDGSNDRLTTQMKSIGEVMAIGRNFQESMQKAICSLEIGKSGFDSMFINDSHIDIKKIKYELQNPGSDRIWYVADAFRVGMSLDEIYSMSKIDKWFLVQICEIVSIEKQITNMKFQFITKEFFSFIKRKGFSDLRISLLTKTIEEKVRKKRKEFNIFPVFKKIDTCAGEFPSETSYLYSTWEEECESNPSGNKNKIIILGSGPNRIGQGIEFDYCCVHAAIALRKDGYETIMVNCNPETVSTDYDISDRLYFEPIFLENVLEIIRIENPKGVIVQYGGQTPLRLAKIFNKENVPILGTSFHSIDLAENRYLFQKIVQKLRLKQPKNVTVNNFIEAREEAKNIGYPIMIRPSYVLGGRNMQIFHKQEDLENYFCSRKSDNDKFEYPILLDEYLHNAVEVDVDAICDGKTVFIGGILEHIEQAGVHSGDSACSIPAYTLTQKIQERIKEQVKQLALSMSVKGLMNVQFAIRDNKIYLLEVNPRASRTIPFVSKSIGIPLAQIAVKVMCGKSLLDQKILNKIIPNYFFVKEVVLPFHKFQGVNPMLGPEMRSTGEVMGIGTNFPEAFSKAMLSASINIKNNGRVLLSIGDRDKNSIINIARKLIKSGFTLDSTIGTHYFLKKHNICTRLVNKLYENRPNVQDRIKNGEYVYIVYTASCIESIKHSALIYSEAIQQGVHFDSTINGSFATTMTLNIKDVSRYKVRSLQSIHKVF; translated from the coding sequence ATGCCAAAACGTACTGATATAAAGTCTATTTTAGTGCTTGGAGCTGGTCCCATAGTAATTGGACAAGCTTGTGAATTTGACTATTCTGGAACTCAAGCATGTAAAGCTTTAAGAAAAGAGGGATATAGAATAGTTTTAGTAAATTCTAATCCTGCTACTATTATGACCGATCCTAATATAGCACATGCTACTTATATCGAACCTATTCATTGGCGAGTAATTAAAAATATAATTAAAAAAGAAAAGCCAGATGCGATACTTCCAACAATGGGTGGGCAGACAGCTTTAAATTGTATTCTAGAGTTATATTCTAGAAACATTTTACATGATTTTAACGTAGAAATATTAGGTGCTTCTATAGAAGCTATAAAAAAAGCAGAAGATAGAAATATATTTAAAAAGTTAATAAAAAAGATAGGATTAGAAACAGCTAAGTGCGGAATAGCTCATAATATAATTGAGGCTTATGAAGTATTAAAAAAAGTAGGATTTCCTTGTATAATAAGACCTTCTTTTACTATGGGAGGAAGTGGAAGTGGAATAGCGTATAATTATGAAGAATTTAAAAATATTTGTATTTCTGGATTAGAATTATCTCCTATTAAAGAGTTATTAATTGATGAATCTTTAATAGGATGGAAAGAGTTTGAAATGGAAGTTATAAGAGATAAAAATAATAATTGCATTATTGTATGTTCTATTGAAAATATAGATCCAATGGGAATTCATACAGGTGATTCTATAACGATTTCACCAGCTCAAACTTTAAGTGACAAAGAATACCAAATAATGAGAAATGCATCTATTTCTGTAATAAAAGAAATAGGGGTTGAAACAGGTGGAGCAAACGTGCAGTTTGCTGTAAATCCAAAAAATGGCAGAATGTTAGTAATAGAAATGAATCCTAGAGTTTCTAGATCATCAGCATTAGCTTCGAAAGCTACTGGATTTCCTATCGCTAAAGTAGCAGCGAAATTATCAGTAGGTTATACGTTAGATGAATTATATAATGATATTACTGGTTCTATAAAAATGCCAGCTTCTTTTGAACCGTCAATAGATTATTGTGTTGTAAAAATTCCTAGATTTAATTTTGAAAAATTTGATGGTTCTAATGATAGATTAACAACACAAATGAAATCTATCGGAGAAGTAATGGCTATCGGAAGAAATTTTCAAGAATCTATGCAAAAAGCAATTTGTAGTTTAGAAATAGGAAAAAGTGGTTTTGACTCTATGTTTATTAATGATTCACACATAGATATAAAAAAAATTAAATATGAATTGCAAAATCCTGGATCTGATAGAATTTGGTATGTAGCAGACGCTTTTCGTGTTGGAATGTCATTAGATGAAATATATTCTATGTCTAAAATAGATAAATGGTTTTTAGTACAAATATGCGAAATTGTTAGCATAGAAAAACAAATTACAAATATGAAATTTCAGTTTATAACAAAAGAATTTTTTAGTTTTATAAAAAGAAAAGGTTTTTCAGATTTAAGAATATCTTTGTTAACTAAAACAATAGAAGAAAAAGTTAGAAAAAAAAGAAAAGAGTTTAATATTTTTCCTGTTTTTAAAAAAATCGATACTTGTGCTGGAGAATTTCCTTCTGAAACATCTTATTTATATTCTACATGGGAAGAAGAATGTGAATCTAATCCTAGTGGGAATAAAAATAAAATAATTATTTTAGGTAGTGGTCCAAATAGAATAGGTCAAGGAATAGAATTCGATTATTGTTGTGTGCATGCTGCTATTGCTTTGAGAAAAGATGGGTATGAAACTATTATGGTGAACTGCAATCCAGAAACAGTTTCTACAGACTATGATATTTCTGATAGATTATATTTTGAGCCTATATTTTTAGAAAATGTACTTGAAATTATAAGAATAGAAAATCCGAAAGGAGTGATCGTTCAATATGGAGGTCAGACACCGTTACGGTTAGCAAAAATATTTAATAAAGAAAATGTTCCTATATTAGGAACTTCATTTCATTCAATTGATTTAGCTGAAAACCGTTATCTTTTTCAAAAGATAGTTCAAAAATTGCGATTAAAACAACCTAAAAACGTTACTGTAAATAATTTTATTGAAGCAAGAGAAGAAGCGAAAAATATAGGTTATCCTATAATGATTAGACCTTCTTATGTATTAGGTGGAAGAAATATGCAGATCTTTCACAAACAAGAAGATTTAGAGAATTATTTTTGTAGTAGAAAAAGCGATAATGATAAATTTGAGTATCCAATACTATTAGATGAATATTTACATAATGCAGTAGAAGTAGATGTAGATGCGATATGTGATGGAAAAACAGTGTTTATTGGAGGTATATTAGAACATATTGAACAAGCCGGAGTTCATTCTGGGGATTCTGCATGTTCTATTCCAGCTTATACTCTTACTCAAAAAATACAAGAAAGAATTAAAGAACAAGTAAAGCAGTTAGCATTATCTATGTCTGTAAAAGGATTAATGAATGTACAATTTGCTATAAGAGATAATAAAATATATTTATTAGAAGTGAATCCGAGAGCTTCTAGAACTATTCCGTTTGTTTCTAAATCTATAGGAATTCCATTAGCTCAAATTGCTGTTAAGGTTATGTGTGGAAAATCTTTATTAGATCAAAAAATATTAAATAAAATTATTCCAAACTATTTTTTTGTTAAAGAAGTTGTATTACCTTTTCATAAGTTTCAAGGGGTTAATCCTATGTTAGGTCCTGAAATGAGATCTACAGGGGAAGTAATGGGAATAGGAACAAATTTCCCAGAAGCTTTTTCTAAAGCTATGTTAAGTGCTTCTATAAATATTAAAAATAATGGAAGAGTTTTGTTATCTATAGGTGATAGAGATAAGAATTCTATTATTAATATAGCTAGAAAATTAATAAAAAGCGGATTTACATTAGATTCTACTATTGGCACTCATTATTTTTTAAAAAAACATAATATATGTACTAGATTAGTTAATAAATTGTATGAAAATAGACCAAATGTACAAGACAGAATAAAAAATGGAGAATATGTGTATATTGTATATACAGCTTCATGCATTGAATCAATAAAACATTCTGCGCTAATATATAGCGAAGCTATACAACAAGGTGTTCACTTTGATTCTACTATTAATGGATCGTTTGCTACTACGATGACTTTAAACATTAAGGATGTTTCTCGTTACAAAGTTAGAAGTTTACAATCTATTCACAAAGTATTTTAA
- the carA gene encoding glutamine-hydrolyzing carbamoyl-phosphate synthase small subunit has product MVKSAVLVLEDGTSFYGKCIGKQGFSIGEVVFNTSMTGYQEILTDPSYFEQIITFTYPHIGNIGVNSEDEESMKVYAKGMIIRDLSIIPSNYRSEMSLRNYLKKHNVVAISGIDTRKLTLLIRKNGTKNGCIMSLDIGNYDDAYRLAKSFYGLENTNLVDMITTKHKYYWNPIVKKKENRKKSFSTRKKFFVVVYDFGVKKSILSILHNKNCILLIVPSYTNYKDVLQLKPDGIFLSNGPGDPRPCVYIINTIKEFLKKNIPMFGICFGYQLLALASGAKIIKMKYGHHGSNHPVKNINNNTVYITPQNHNFSVDHNSIKSNIKITYISLFDNTIQGISIKGKKAFGFQGHPESSPGPQDIVHLFDDFINLMQ; this is encoded by the coding sequence TTGGTGAAATCAGCCGTATTAGTTTTAGAAGATGGTACTTCTTTTTATGGAAAATGCATAGGAAAACAAGGATTTTCTATAGGAGAAGTAGTTTTTAACACTTCTATGACAGGTTATCAAGAAATTTTAACGGATCCTTCATACTTTGAGCAAATTATTACTTTTACGTATCCTCATATTGGTAACATTGGAGTGAATTCTGAAGACGAAGAGTCTATGAAAGTTTATGCTAAAGGAATGATTATTCGAGATTTATCTATAATTCCTTCTAATTATAGAAGTGAAATGTCTTTACGTAATTATTTAAAAAAACATAACGTTGTAGCAATATCTGGAATTGATACTAGAAAGTTAACTTTGTTAATTAGAAAAAATGGCACTAAAAATGGTTGTATTATGAGTTTAGATATAGGAAATTATGATGATGCTTATAGATTAGCTAAAAGTTTTTATGGATTAGAAAACACAAATTTAGTAGACATGATTACTACTAAGCATAAGTATTATTGGAATCCTATAGTGAAGAAAAAAGAGAATAGAAAAAAAAGTTTTTCAACAAGAAAAAAATTTTTTGTGGTCGTTTATGATTTCGGAGTAAAAAAAAGTATATTAAGTATTTTGCATAACAAAAATTGTATTTTATTAATTGTTCCATCTTACACTAATTACAAAGATGTTTTACAATTAAAACCAGATGGAATTTTTCTTTCTAATGGACCTGGAGATCCTCGTCCATGTGTTTATATAATTAATACAATAAAAGAATTTTTAAAAAAAAATATTCCTATGTTCGGCATATGTTTTGGTTACCAATTGCTAGCTTTAGCGAGTGGAGCCAAAATAATAAAAATGAAATACGGACATCATGGTTCGAATCATCCTGTAAAAAACATAAATAATAATACTGTATATATTACACCTCAAAATCATAATTTTTCAGTAGATCATAACTCTATTAAAAGCAACATTAAGATTACATATATTTCTTTGTTTGATAATACAATACAAGGGATTTCTATAAAAGGTAAAAAAGCGTTCGGTTTTCAAGGTCATCCAGAATCTAGTCCTGGACCGCAAGATATTGTTCATTTATTTGACGATTTCATTAATCTAATGCAATAA
- the dapB gene encoding 4-hydroxy-tetrahydrodipicolinate reductase yields MIKIALSGTLGKMGKSLIQEIYKDKNITLSVAIISNDQYISKNKNPILNELKKNNVLIVTSLEKVCDKFDVLIDFSSIDKTLENIKICYKNKKKIVIGTTGFNSEEQKHIFEISKKIGVVQSSNFSIGINLVLQLIDRVAKTIGSDSDIEIIEEHHSEKKDAPSGTAITLGKKIANAMNNDFEKIAVYSRAGNIGVRKKNTIGFSVIRNGNIIGNHTVIFANKHEHIKITHKAIDRSIFAKGAIKSAIWVCKKDKGFFSMNDVLKL; encoded by the coding sequence ATGATAAAAATAGCATTGTCTGGCACTTTAGGAAAAATGGGTAAAAGTTTAATTCAAGAAATATATAAGGATAAAAACATTACTTTATCAGTAGCAATTATATCAAACGATCAATATATTTCAAAAAATAAAAATCCAATACTAAACGAATTAAAAAAAAATAATGTTCTTATTGTTACTTCTTTAGAAAAAGTATGTGATAAATTTGATGTTTTAATAGATTTTAGTTCTATAGATAAAACTTTAGAAAATATAAAAATATGTTATAAAAATAAAAAAAAAATAGTTATAGGAACTACAGGATTTAATTCAGAAGAACAAAAACATATATTTGAGATATCTAAAAAAATTGGAGTAGTACAATCTTCTAATTTTAGTATAGGTATCAATTTAGTATTACAGTTAATAGATAGAGTTGCTAAAACTATAGGTTCAGATTCAGATATTGAAATTATTGAAGAACATCATAGTGAAAAAAAAGATGCTCCTTCAGGAACGGCTATTACTTTAGGAAAGAAAATTGCAAACGCTATGAATAATGATTTTGAAAAAATAGCGGTTTATTCTAGAGCAGGAAATATTGGAGTAAGAAAAAAAAATACTATAGGATTTTCAGTTATTCGAAATGGAAACATTATAGGGAACCATACTGTTATATTTGCTAATAAACATGAACATATTAAAATAACCCATAAAGCAATAGATAGATCTATTTTTGCAAAAGGTGCTATAAAATCCGCAATATGGGTATGTAAAAAAGATAAAGGTTTTTTTAGTATGAATGATGTTTTAAAATTATAG
- the lspA gene encoding signal peptidase II, which translates to MKKIFSFISLKNFILLSIIVSLDFFSKQWIINNCSLLETTYITYYFNILRIHNYGSAFGFLSKYHLSQNWFIFFTIFIVLLVSIQFFCFFKRKEEFYSTLYLFIVGGSIGNLLDRINYGYVIDFIDLHLFDWHTCTFNIADVSIFIGSTFLFM; encoded by the coding sequence ATGAAAAAAATATTTTCTTTTATTAGTTTAAAAAATTTTATATTATTATCTATAATAGTTTCATTGGATTTTTTTAGTAAACAATGGATCATAAATAATTGTTCTCTTTTAGAAACTACATATATTACATATTATTTTAATATTTTACGAATTCATAACTATGGATCTGCTTTTGGATTTTTATCAAAATATCATCTATCTCAAAATTGGTTTATTTTTTTTACTATTTTTATAGTATTACTTGTGTCAATTCAGTTTTTTTGTTTTTTTAAAAGAAAAGAAGAATTTTATTCTACGTTATATTTATTTATTGTTGGTGGATCTATAGGAAATTTATTAGATAGAATTAATTATGGTTATGTAATTGATTTTATTGACTTACATCTTTTTGATTGGCATACCTGTACTTTTAATATTGCTGATGTTAGTATTTTTATAGGTAGTACTTTTTTATTTATGTAA
- the ileS gene encoding isoleucine--tRNA ligase, with amino-acid sequence MKNYKLTLNLPTTKFPMRANLLVKEREILKKWSLNKLYDLIRVKKKKKKKFILHDGPPYANGNIHLGHVLNKVLKDIIVKSKNMSGFNALYTPCWDCHGLPIEHKIEVIQRNKNKLNISKKDFRVLCREYALNQVENQKKDFIRLGVLSDWKKSYLTMDYKNEARIVRSVSKLIQNNFLYNGTRPIHWCIECQSSLAEAEVEYIEKESYSTFFVLLFYEEKKIKKIFKIKNEVSSIGIVIWTTTPWTLPSSQAIVIHPQFKYSLIEVNSCFFLVAKSLISNVLDNMKFKTYKEIGVVIGKSLINLSVFHPLKQSKTIPIIFGNHVKDDIGSGAVHTAPDHGEEDYLIGKKYNILPIFLINKYGCYYKDVPSEIIKKNVFESELIILGLLKKNKKLISFSLMKHSYPHCWRHRTPLIFYSTPQWFLNINKCDLREKSIELMNNVSCIPKWGRKHMKLMIKNRPDWCISRQRIWGVPISLFINKKTGEMHPRSVFFLKKISKRIEKEGIEAWWDLKKEEFLNKDECKIYKKSEDILDVWFDSGSISPSHIYHNHVNISNVSDVCIEGLDQYRGWFMSLLIISMATNGYIPYKNLISHGFVVDQKGYKMSKSTGNVIDPKKIINTVGADVLRLWVSSVNYSKDSILSQEIMQQMIEYYRKIRNTARFLLSNISDFNPKTDSIHIDEMILIDRWIISKTKKMQKKIIFCYEKFNFNKVLHYLMDFCSTDLGSFYLEIIKDRQYTSSTNSKIRRSCQTAMYLIIESFSRLISPILSFTADEIWSYIPGKKKNFIFTEEWFTGLVSFPKFSYISEKDWEIIVSVKNEVNKVIENARNIKLIKNSLESSLTMFVTGRLKEILHILGSETKFLFLTSECIVKDLKECKNDGFVSSNINNLKIKIKKFNGKKCSRCWHYVMVLSKDKQYPDICMRCLNNILGLDEKRMFI; translated from the coding sequence ATGAAAAATTATAAATTAACTTTAAATCTACCTACTACTAAATTTCCTATGCGTGCTAATTTATTGGTAAAAGAACGTGAAATTTTAAAAAAATGGTCTTTAAATAAATTATATGATTTAATTCGTGTAAAAAAAAAGAAAAAAAAAAAATTTATCTTACATGATGGTCCTCCATATGCTAATGGAAACATTCATCTAGGACACGTTCTAAATAAAGTATTAAAAGATATTATTGTAAAATCAAAGAACATGTCAGGATTTAATGCATTGTACACTCCTTGTTGGGATTGTCATGGATTACCTATAGAGCATAAAATAGAGGTTATTCAAAGAAATAAAAATAAGCTAAACATTTCTAAAAAAGATTTTCGTGTGTTATGTAGAGAATATGCATTAAATCAGGTTGAGAATCAAAAAAAAGATTTTATTAGGTTAGGTGTTTTAAGCGATTGGAAAAAATCGTATCTTACTATGGATTACAAAAATGAAGCGCGTATTGTTCGATCTGTTTCCAAGTTAATTCAAAATAATTTTTTATATAATGGAACTCGACCAATTCATTGGTGTATAGAATGTCAATCATCATTAGCTGAAGCAGAAGTAGAATATATTGAAAAAGAATCTTATTCTACATTTTTTGTTCTTTTATTCTACGAAGAAAAAAAAATAAAAAAAATATTTAAAATTAAAAATGAAGTTAGTTCTATTGGAATAGTTATTTGGACTACTACTCCTTGGACTTTACCTTCTAGTCAAGCTATTGTAATTCATCCGCAGTTTAAATATTCTTTAATAGAAGTGAATTCTTGTTTTTTCCTTGTTGCTAAAAGTTTAATAAGTAATGTTTTAGATAATATGAAGTTTAAAACATATAAAGAAATAGGTGTTGTTATTGGAAAAAGTTTAATTAATTTAAGTGTTTTTCATCCCTTAAAGCAAAGTAAAACTATACCAATTATTTTTGGAAATCATGTAAAAGATGATATTGGATCTGGAGCAGTACATACAGCACCAGATCACGGAGAAGAAGATTATTTAATTGGTAAAAAATATAATATATTACCTATTTTTTTAATTAATAAATATGGATGTTATTATAAAGATGTTCCTAGTGAAATTATTAAAAAAAACGTATTTGAATCTGAATTAATAATTTTAGGTTTATTAAAAAAAAATAAGAAGCTTATCAGTTTTTCATTAATGAAACATAGTTATCCTCATTGTTGGCGACATAGAACGCCTCTTATTTTTTATTCAACTCCACAGTGGTTTTTAAATATAAATAAATGTGATTTGAGAGAAAAATCTATTGAATTAATGAATAATGTATCATGTATTCCTAAATGGGGAAGGAAACACATGAAACTTATGATAAAAAATAGACCTGATTGGTGTATTTCTAGACAAAGAATATGGGGGGTTCCTATTTCTTTATTCATAAATAAGAAAACAGGGGAGATGCATCCTAGATCTGTTTTTTTCTTAAAAAAAATATCTAAACGAATAGAGAAAGAAGGTATTGAAGCATGGTGGGATTTAAAAAAAGAAGAATTTTTAAATAAAGATGAATGTAAAATATATAAAAAATCAGAAGATATATTAGATGTCTGGTTTGATTCTGGTTCTATAAGTCCGTCGCACATTTATCATAATCATGTTAATATTAGTAATGTATCTGATGTTTGCATAGAGGGATTAGATCAGTATCGTGGTTGGTTCATGTCTTTATTAATAATTTCAATGGCTACAAATGGTTACATTCCGTACAAAAATTTAATATCGCATGGTTTTGTAGTAGATCAAAAAGGTTATAAAATGTCTAAATCTACAGGAAACGTTATTGATCCAAAAAAAATAATAAATACTGTAGGAGCTGACGTTTTAAGGTTATGGGTTTCTTCTGTGAATTATTCGAAAGATTCCATTTTATCTCAAGAAATTATGCAACAAATGATAGAATACTATAGAAAAATTAGAAATACTGCTAGATTTCTTTTATCAAATATTAGTGATTTTAATCCAAAAACAGATAGTATTCATATAGATGAAATGATTTTAATAGATAGATGGATAATATCTAAGACAAAAAAAATGCAAAAAAAAATTATTTTTTGTTATGAAAAATTTAATTTTAATAAAGTGTTACATTATTTAATGGACTTTTGTTCTACAGATCTAGGTTCTTTTTATTTAGAGATTATAAAAGATAGACAATATACTTCTTCTACAAATAGTAAAATAAGAAGAAGTTGTCAAACTGCTATGTATCTAATAATTGAATCTTTTTCTAGATTGATATCTCCTATTCTATCATTTACGGCTGATGAAATTTGGAGTTATATACCAGGAAAGAAAAAAAATTTTATTTTTACTGAAGAATGGTTTACTGGTTTAGTTTCATTTCCTAAATTTAGTTATATTAGTGAAAAAGATTGGGAGATTATTGTTAGTGTAAAAAATGAAGTTAACAAAGTGATAGAAAATGCTAGAAATATAAAATTAATAAAAAATTCTTTAGAATCATCACTAACCATGTTTGTAACTGGTAGATTAAAAGAAATACTGCATATTTTAGGAAGTGAAACAAAATTTTTATTTTTAACTTCTGAATGTATAGTTAAAGATTTAAAAGAATGTAAGAATGATGGTTTTGTTAGTAGTAATATAAATAATTTAAAAATAAAAATTAAAAAATTTAATGGGAAAAAGTGTTCTCGATGTTGGCATTATGTTATGGTTTTAAGTAAAGATAAACAATATCCAGATATTTGTATGAGATGTTTAAATAATATATTAGGGTTAGATGAAAAACGGATGTTCATATAA
- a CDS encoding riboflavin kinase → MFRCLCGKSYYSFFSLTVYGVANIETRASFYGKQKQLEVHIFDMKINLYRQKIHTFIFKKNRNEMLC, encoded by the coding sequence ATTTTCAGGTGTTTATGCGGTAAAAGTTACTATTCCTTTTTTTCGTTAACAGTTTATGGGGTTGCTAATATAGAAACTAGAGCTAGTTTTTATGGAAAGCAAAAACAATTAGAAGTTCATATTTTTGATATGAAAATAAATTTATATAGACAAAAAATACATACTTTCATATTTAAAAAAAATAGAAATGAAATGCTTTGTTAA